The genomic window CGCTCCGGCGCCCGCGCCGGTCCAGGCCGCGCCCGCCGCTGCCGCCCCGGCCGCGCCCGTGGCCCCGGCTCCGGTGGCTCCGGCTCCGGTGGCCCCCGCCGCCCCGGCGGTGTCCCCGGCCGCGCCGGTCGACGAGGGCGCGTACGTCACCCCGCTGGTCCGCAAGCTCGCCGCCGAGAACGGTGTCGACCTGTCCACGGTCAAGGGCACCGGCGTCGGTGGCCGCATCCGCAAGCAGGACGTCATCGCCGCCGCCGAGGCCTCGAAGGCCGCCGCCGCTGCCCCGGCTCCGGCCGCCGCCGCTCCGGCCAGCGCGAAGAAGGCCCCGGGCGGTGTCTCGATCGAGCCGTCCCCGCTGCGCGGCCAGACCGTCAAGATGACCCGCATGCGCAAGGTCATCGGCGACAACATGATGAAGGCGCTGCACGGCCAGGCCCAGCTGTCCTCGGTCGTCGAGGTCGACGTCACCCGGCTGATGAAGCTGCGCAACCAGGCCAAGGGCTCCTTCGCCGCCCGCGAGGGCGTCAAGCTGTCCCCGATGCCGTTCTTCGTCAAGGCCGCGGCCCAGGCGCTGAAGGCCCACCCGGTCATCAACGCCCGGATCAACGAGGACGAGGGCACCATCACCTACTTCGACTCGGAGAACATCGGCATCGCCGTCGACTCCGAGAAGGGCCTGATGACCCCGGTCATCAAGGGTGCGGGCGACCTCAACCTGGCCGGTATCGCCAAGGCCACCGCCGAGCTGGCGGGCAAGGTCCGTGGCAACAAGATCACGCCGGACGAGCTGGCGGGCGCGACCTTCACGATCAGCAACACCGGTTCGCGCGGTGCGCTGTTCGACACGATCATCGTGCCGCCGAACCAGGTCGCGATCCTGGGCATCGGCGCGACGGTCAAGCGTCCTGCGGTCATCGAGACCGAGGAGGGCACGGTCATCGGCGTCCGCGACATGACGTACCTGACGCTCTCCTACGACCACCGTCTGGTGGACGGCGCCGACGCGGCCCGCTACCTGACCGCGATCAAGGCGATCCTGGAGGCCGGCGAGTTCGAGGTCGAGCTCGGCCTCTGAGCTACTCGGCTGTAACCAGCCTCACGAGCGGCGCCCCTGCCCGGGAGTACTCCCAGGCAGGGGCGCCGCCGTATTGTCTAGAGGTCTTCTCTTCGTGAAGGAGCGCTCAATGACCATGCCCGTCGTCCACTCGCTGCGCGATCAGATCCGCGAGCACATCGTGGAGGGCATCGTCAGCGGTCGCTGGAAGCCGGGCGAGCGGATCGTCGAGCGGCGCATCGCCACGGAGCTGGCCGTGAGCCAGACGCCGGTGCGGGAAGCGCTGCGCGAGCTGGAGTCGCTGCGGCTGATCGAGTCCGCGCCCAACAAGGGCGTACGGGTACGGAATCTGACGGCCGCCGACCTGGAGGAGAGCTACCCGGTCCGGGCCGGCCTGGAGCAGATCGCCGCCGAGCTGGCGGCGGAGCGGCTGGCCGCCGACTGCTCGGCGCTGGAGCCGCATGTGGCGGCGCTGTACGAGGCGGACGCAGCCGCCGACGGGACAGCGCAGGTCCGCCACAC from Streptomyces formicae includes these protein-coding regions:
- a CDS encoding GntR family transcriptional regulator — its product is MTMPVVHSLRDQIREHIVEGIVSGRWKPGERIVERRIATELAVSQTPVREALRELESLRLIESAPNKGVRVRNLTAADLEESYPVRAGLEQIAAELAAERLAADCSALEPHVAALYEADAAADGTAQVRHTVSFHRELVKAAGNGVLLHTWEGLGIEVFTALSIRWLGTKQKSYAEEHEALVAAFRRRDPQIGALVKAHVLGCAPRA
- the sucB gene encoding 2-oxoglutarate dehydrogenase, E2 component, dihydrolipoamide succinyltransferase, which produces MPVSVTLPALGESVTEGTVTRWLKAEGERVEADEPLLEVSTDKVDTEIPAPASGVLYSIKVAEDETVEVGAELAIIDDGTGAPAAAPAPAAAAAEAPAPAPAAEAPAAPAAEAPAAAPAAPAGGAEGTDVVLPALGESVTEGTVTRWLKQVGESVEADEPLLEVSTDKVDTEIPAPTSGVLLEITVGEDETAEVGAKLAVIGAPGAAPAAPAAPAAPAPAAAAPAPAAPAAPAPAAPAPAPVQAAPAAAAPAAPVAPAPVAPAPVAPAAPAVSPAAPVDEGAYVTPLVRKLAAENGVDLSTVKGTGVGGRIRKQDVIAAAEASKAAAAAPAPAAAAPASAKKAPGGVSIEPSPLRGQTVKMTRMRKVIGDNMMKALHGQAQLSSVVEVDVTRLMKLRNQAKGSFAAREGVKLSPMPFFVKAAAQALKAHPVINARINEDEGTITYFDSENIGIAVDSEKGLMTPVIKGAGDLNLAGIAKATAELAGKVRGNKITPDELAGATFTISNTGSRGALFDTIIVPPNQVAILGIGATVKRPAVIETEEGTVIGVRDMTYLTLSYDHRLVDGADAARYLTAIKAILEAGEFEVELGL